A section of the Enterococcus montenegrensis genome encodes:
- a CDS encoding aldose 1-epimerase family protein, translating into MTIELKNEYLTVQFKTLGGQLTSIKDKDGIEYLWQADPNYWNGQAPILFPICGSLRNDWAIYRPQERPFFTGLIRRHGFVRKEEFILEEVNDNSVTFSIKPNAEMLDNYLYQFELRVVYTLNGKSIRTEFQVTNLEMEKTMPYFIGAHPAFNCPLVEGENYEDYYIEFSEVESCSIPKSFPETGLLDLQDRTPFLENQKILDLDYSLFSHDAITLDQLKSRSVTLRSRKSGKGLRVYFDDFPNLILWSTTNKSPFIALEPWSGLSTSLEEGNFLEDKRQVTKISPQETSRKIYDITILN; encoded by the coding sequence GTGACTATCGAATTAAAAAACGAGTATCTTACTGTTCAGTTTAAAACACTTGGTGGTCAACTGACTTCGATTAAAGACAAGGATGGGATAGAGTATCTCTGGCAAGCTGATCCAAATTATTGGAATGGACAGGCGCCTATTCTATTTCCTATCTGTGGTAGTTTACGAAATGATTGGGCTATTTATAGACCTCAAGAAAGACCCTTTTTTACAGGTCTTATTCGTAGACATGGTTTTGTTCGAAAAGAAGAATTTATTCTGGAAGAAGTCAATGATAATAGCGTGACCTTTAGTATTAAACCAAATGCTGAGATGCTTGATAATTACCTATATCAGTTTGAACTGAGAGTTGTTTATACCTTGAATGGTAAATCAATTAGAACCGAATTTCAGGTAACGAACTTGGAAATGGAAAAAACAATGCCTTACTTTATTGGAGCCCATCCAGCATTCAATTGTCCTTTAGTAGAAGGTGAAAACTATGAGGATTATTATATTGAATTTAGTGAGGTTGAGTCTTGCTCGATACCAAAGAGTTTTCCTGAGACAGGATTATTAGATTTGCAAGATCGGACACCTTTTTTGGAAAATCAAAAGATTCTCGATTTGGACTACTCACTTTTTTCCCATGATGCCATTACACTTGACCAGCTCAAGTCTCGTAGCGTAACGCTTCGGTCAAGGAAGTCTGGTAAAGGTCTTCGAGTATATTTTGATGATTTTCCGAACTTGATTCTGTGGTCTACAACTAATAAAAGTCCATTCATTGCTTTGGAACCTTGGAGTGGTCTCTCCACTTCACTTGAAGAAGGTAATTTCTTAGAAGATAAAAGACAGGTAACGAAAATTTCACCTCAAGAAACTTCTAGAAAAATCTATGATATTACTATCCTTAATTAA
- a CDS encoding NAD(P)H-binding protein, translating to MTKNVLIMAANGQISQIIEQRILTEAQFSDVHLTLFLRKKSRLNQLVNNERVTLIEGSLDSMADIQAAVAGQDIVFVGVVDQTADNHQTQYVVDAMKAAGVERLIYTNVLGIYNEVPGEYGRWNQETIGSGLPSALRSDEIMATSGLTYTTLRLPWLNDRDIKYDITHKDEPYLGVSGSRESIADVVLRIVADPSFLANDSVGIADPDTQGEDRPVY from the coding sequence ATGACAAAAAATGTACTAATTATGGCGGCGAACGGTCAGATTTCACAAATTATTGAGCAACGGATTTTAACAGAAGCACAATTTTCCGATGTTCACTTGACTTTATTCTTGCGTAAAAAGTCTCGCTTAAATCAACTTGTTAATAATGAGCGAGTGACATTGATTGAAGGCAGTCTCGACAGCATGGCAGATATCCAAGCAGCTGTAGCCGGTCAAGATATCGTGTTTGTGGGTGTGGTGGATCAAACAGCGGATAATCATCAAACGCAATATGTTGTGGACGCCATGAAAGCAGCCGGAGTCGAGCGCTTGATTTATACAAATGTCTTGGGAATCTATAATGAAGTGCCCGGTGAATACGGTCGGTGGAATCAAGAAACCATTGGAAGTGGCTTGCCATCCGCGTTACGCTCCGATGAAATTATGGCAACTTCCGGCTTAACTTATACCACATTGCGCCTGCCATGGCTGAATGATCGGGATATCAAGTATGACATTACCCATAAGGATGAACCCTATCTAGGTGTTTCTGGTTCCCGGGAAAGTATTGCGGATGTGGTTTTACGAATTGTCGCGGATCCTAGTTTCTTGGCAAATGATAGTGTGGGGATTGCCGATCCGGATACGCAAGGCGAAGATCGACCAGTTTATTAA
- a CDS encoding flavodoxin, whose amino-acid sequence MSKKSLIIYFSLSGKTQQAAMQLQQKTAADLYQLQPVEPYSTNYDDIVTRGEKEKDQEIMPAISGELPDFTQYDRIYVGYPNWWDRPPMIIHTLFAQPDFTGKQVIPFATSASSPLSATMAEMKKLIESAGGSFVENEY is encoded by the coding sequence ATGTCTAAGAAGTCATTGATTATTTATTTTTCATTATCAGGGAAGACGCAACAAGCTGCAATGCAACTACAGCAAAAAACGGCTGCAGACTTGTATCAATTACAACCCGTAGAACCTTATTCAACCAACTATGATGATATCGTTACTCGAGGGGAAAAAGAAAAGGATCAGGAGATTATGCCGGCGATTTCCGGTGAGTTGCCTGACTTCACCCAATACGATCGCATTTACGTGGGGTATCCAAATTGGTGGGATCGGCCGCCGATGATTATTCACACCCTCTTTGCCCAACCAGATTTCACTGGTAAACAGGTGATTCCCTTTGCGACGAGTGCCTCTAGCCCTTTATCTGCTACCATGGCAGAAATGAAGAAACTAATCGAATCTGCTGGAGGAAGCTTTGTTGAAAATGAATATTAA
- a CDS encoding plastocyanin, translating into MAALTVNNAKYTDFIREKTKLIVSKGSMIVRNGRGFICLNFATPKNPLLDGLIRLEIAINSYEDSLS; encoded by the coding sequence GTGGCTGCATTAACAGTGAATAATGCGAAATATACTGATTTTATTCGTGAAAAGACAAAATTAATCGTTTCAAAAGGCAGTATGATCGTAAGAAATGGTAGAGGTTTTATATGTTTGAATTTTGCAACACCTAAGAATCCGCTTTTGGATGGGTTAATCCGATTGGAGATTGCTATTAATTCGTATGAAGATTCCCTAAGTTGA
- a CDS encoding flavodoxin, with amino-acid sequence MKKVILLVSSILCLVMLGSCGSEISKIGGENEDMKIGTAKRTKRERGKEDKYLVAYFSCTNNTKTVANRLAETLSADIHEIQPEENYTATDLEYNDPKSRSSIEQNDPNSRPKLSSQLNDVSQYNVIFLAYPIWWGSAPKVIYTFLESYDFTGKTIVPLCTSGGSGIGSSGEELESITNDQTNWLSGKRFDKNVSTKELKTWFSKLNIPKKTSQVTDISNFNLEHGKNGNASSITLNSGYKMPVAGIGTYSLENEECEDAILSALESGVRLIDTAYMYRNEEAVGNAIRKSGIPREEIFVITKIYPSQFDKANQAIDEAMGKLNIGYVDLMLLHHPGEGDVKAYKAMEKAVKDKKIRSIGLSNWYVEELEEFLPQVETTPALVQNEIHPYYQEKERSPVKCCCSMIFFIFIPHFIFYNKLF; translated from the coding sequence ATGAAGAAGGTAATACTATTAGTATCAAGTATTTTGTGTCTTGTAATGCTAGGTAGTTGTGGTAGTGAAATCTCAAAAATAGGAGGGGAAAATGAAGACATGAAAATTGGAACAGCAAAAAGGACAAAAAGAGAGAGAGGAAAAGAAGATAAATATTTAGTCGCGTATTTTTCTTGTACAAACAATACGAAAACTGTTGCTAATCGCTTAGCTGAAACGTTATCAGCTGATATTCATGAGATTCAACCAGAAGAGAATTATACGGCAACCGATTTAGAGTACAATGATCCAAAGTCACGATCTAGTATTGAGCAGAATGACCCAAATTCACGGCCAAAATTATCTAGTCAATTGAATGATGTCTCGCAATATAATGTCATTTTCTTAGCATATCCAATCTGGTGGGGGAGTGCCCCAAAAGTGATTTATACTTTTTTGGAGAGTTATGATTTTACAGGGAAAACCATCGTTCCTCTATGTACGTCGGGAGGTAGTGGAATCGGTTCAAGTGGCGAGGAGCTTGAGAGCATTACAAATGATCAGACGAATTGGTTATCTGGAAAACGTTTTGATAAAAATGTTTCAACTAAAGAACTTAAAACATGGTTCTCAAAGCTAAATATACCTAAGAAGACAAGTCAAGTTACGGATATTAGTAACTTTAATCTAGAGCATGGCAAAAATGGAAATGCTTCATCTATCACTTTAAATAGCGGCTACAAAATGCCAGTAGCTGGAATTGGAACTTACAGCTTAGAAAACGAAGAATGTGAAGATGCAATTTTGTCTGCATTGGAGAGTGGTGTTCGTCTGATTGATACAGCTTATATGTATCGTAATGAGGAAGCCGTTGGTAATGCAATTCGTAAATCAGGTATTCCGCGTGAAGAAATTTTTGTCATCACTAAAATTTATCCTAGTCAATTTGATAAAGCGAATCAAGCAATCGATGAAGCAATGGGGAAATTAAACATTGGCTACGTTGATTTGATGCTTTTACATCATCCAGGAGAGGGTGACGTTAAAGCATATAAAGCAATGGAAAAAGCTGTAAAGGACAAGAAAATTCGTTCAATAGGATTATCTAATTGGTATGTAGAAGAATTGGAAGAATTTTTGCCTCAAGTTGAAACAACTCCCGCCTTAGTTCAAAATGAAATCCATCCATATTATCAAGAGAAAGAACGCTCACCAGTAAAATGTTGTTGTTCAATGATCTTTTTCATATTCATTCCTCACTTTATTTTTTATAATAAACTTTTTTGA
- a CDS encoding YciI family protein: MYLINVSIKEKPSDPSAAEHLKEHQNWFGKYFDEGKFLMVGPSKTYELSGVILAQVKNREELDQILSEDVYFPNDATYEVNEYVPSRISKNITMFEGK; this comes from the coding sequence ATGTATTTAATCAATGTTTCTATCAAGGAAAAACCTTCGGATCCATCAGCAGCAGAACATTTGAAGGAACACCAAAACTGGTTTGGAAAATATTTTGATGAAGGAAAATTTTTGATGGTTGGACCATCAAAAACATATGAACTATCGGGAGTTATTCTTGCACAAGTTAAAAATCGTGAAGAATTAGATCAAATTCTTTCAGAAGATGTTTACTTTCCCAACGATGCTACTTATGAGGTAAACGAATATGTGCCATCTAGAATATCTAAAAACATTACTATGTTTGAAGGTAAATAG
- a CDS encoding aldo/keto reductase, with protein sequence MTTIQDKLKLPQIALGAWAWGDTKNGYFGNEYTVEDFRPVFQKAMAEGLNLWDTAAVYGMGASEQILGELTKDILRKDWILSTKFTPQIADETSEAVTHMFAESMERLGTDYADIYWIHNPADVKRWTPQITPLAKAGKIKFIGVSNHNLDEIKMAKEILENEGLKLSAIQNHFSLLNRSSEEAGIIDYCKENDIAFFSYMVLEQGALSGKYDRDHLFPEGSERAKSYNPFMTSLTPLISEMKKIAAEHQATVAQIATAWAIGKGTIPIIGVTKVDQVVDAAFATTISLQIEEINKLEKLASETRVSTIREWEKDMNE encoded by the coding sequence ATGACAACAATACAAGATAAATTGAAACTACCTCAAATTGCTTTAGGTGCATGGGCTTGGGGGGATACAAAAAATGGTTATTTTGGAAATGAGTATACAGTTGAAGATTTTCGTCCTGTTTTTCAGAAAGCAATGGCTGAAGGACTAAATTTATGGGATACCGCAGCTGTTTATGGGATGGGGGCTTCTGAACAGATTTTAGGAGAACTTACAAAAGATATTCTTCGGAAAGATTGGATTCTTTCAACTAAATTTACACCACAAATTGCGGATGAAACATCTGAGGCTGTTACACATATGTTTGCTGAAAGTATGGAGCGCTTAGGGACAGATTATGCAGATATTTATTGGATTCATAATCCAGCAGATGTAAAGCGTTGGACGCCGCAAATCACTCCTTTAGCAAAGGCTGGTAAAATTAAATTCATTGGCGTCTCTAACCATAATCTAGATGAGATTAAAATGGCGAAAGAAATTTTAGAAAATGAAGGGTTGAAATTATCGGCCATCCAAAATCACTTTAGTCTTTTAAATCGTTCATCTGAGGAAGCGGGAATAATTGATTACTGCAAGGAAAACGATATTGCATTCTTTTCTTACATGGTTTTAGAACAAGGCGCACTATCAGGAAAATATGACAGAGATCATTTATTTCCAGAAGGTAGCGAAAGAGCAAAGTCATATAATCCTTTTATGACGTCATTAACTCCATTGATAAGTGAGATGAAAAAAATTGCTGCAGAACATCAGGCAACTGTCGCACAAATCGCTACTGCTTGGGCAATAGGAAAAGGGACTATTCCAATTATTGGAGTTACTAAAGTGGATCAAGTAGTGGACGCTGCTTTTGCGACAACCATTTCCTTACAGATTGAAGAAATCAATAAACTAGAAAAATTAGCTTCAGAAACACGAGTGAGTACCATTCGTGAATGGGAAAAAGATATGAATGAATAA
- a CDS encoding NAD(P)H-binding protein, translating to MSKIMILGANGAMARLVTEKLLNETDHQLVLFLRNADRLSQYKNNNRVQLVDGDIYDTPILLEAMKNVDIVYSNLGGVDLDEQ from the coding sequence ATGAGTAAAATTATGATTCTCGGTGCAAATGGTGCGATGGCACGATTAGTTACAGAAAAGCTATTAAATGAAACGGATCATCAATTGGTTTTATTTTTAAGAAATGCAGATCGTCTAAGTCAATATAAAAATAATAATCGCGTACAATTAGTTGACGGAGATATCTATGACACGCCAATATTACTTGAAGCCATGAAAAATGTTGATATTGTTTATTCAAATCTAGGTGGTGTTGATTTAGACGAACAATAA
- a CDS encoding DUF4867 family protein, producing MKTVKDSSFKSYGRVITEHDFSNMIQAMEEKNMIGVPESGNQYIASVPAIEALPEFDWVRKNIFAGLSIQFGSGAGHNHAITAIEFHQGSEVIVAVTDALLVVGHRYDIVNNTYDAQLMESFLLEKGTAIELFGTTLHYSPIETNKTGYKQAIALIKGTNTPLTEEVDNPLVKVTNKFMLVHESRKDKISDGFLVGLIDKRI from the coding sequence ATGAAAACAGTAAAAGATTCATCTTTCAAATCTTATGGCCGCGTTATCACAGAACATGATTTCAGCAACATGATTCAAGCAATGGAAGAAAAGAACATGATTGGTGTACCAGAATCTGGTAATCAATATATCGCATCAGTACCAGCTATTGAAGCATTGCCAGAATTTGATTGGGTTAGAAAAAATATTTTTGCTGGCCTATCGATTCAATTTGGTTCTGGAGCCGGTCACAACCACGCCATTACCGCAATTGAATTTCATCAAGGCAGTGAAGTCATCGTCGCTGTAACCGATGCGCTATTAGTTGTTGGGCATCGTTATGACATTGTCAACAATACTTACGACGCCCAATTAATGGAAAGTTTTTTATTAGAAAAAGGAACTGCAATTGAGCTATTTGGCACAACCTTGCACTACAGTCCAATTGAAACAAACAAAACGGGTTATAAACAGGCCATCGCCCTAATCAAAGGCACCAACACTCCACTAACAGAAGAGGTGGACAACCCATTAGTTAAAGTCACCAATAAATTCATGTTAGTCCATGAATCACGTAAAGATAAAATTTCCGACGGCTTTTTGGTTGGATTAATTGATAAACGAATTTAG
- a CDS encoding peptide MFS transporter has protein sequence MEEKTFMGQPRGLATLFFTEMWERFSYYGMRAILLYYMYDAVTNGGLGLPKSTAVAIMSIYGSLVYMSSIVGGWISDRLLGSHKTVFYGGIFIMFGHLVLATPFGLAALFISMILIVIGTGMLKSNVSGMVGHLYSKEDLRRDTAFSIFYMGINIGSLIAPLVVGTLGQNVNYHLGFSIAAVGMFFGLVQYRIQGRKTLANIGVNVANPLVGAERTKFFRNLVVAVILVGILFGGAFIFNRLDVDFFIDSISVLGILLPVYYFTTMLRSKDVTADEKKKVLAYIPLFLSAIVFWSLEEQGSSILALFAADRTQSTIFGIAIPASLYQTLNPLFVVLLTPVFVALWTKLGKKQPTTEVKFAIGLILAGLSFVLLMFPSLIFGVDHKVSPMWLVGSFFIMIAGEMCLSPVGLSVTTKLAPKAFEAQTLAIWLLADASSQAINAQITRFYSPSTEGSYFAIVGGVAVVVGILLYCAKKPIRRLIGNIH, from the coding sequence ATGGAAGAAAAAACTTTTATGGGGCAACCGCGAGGGCTAGCGACATTGTTTTTCACTGAAATGTGGGAACGATTTAGCTACTACGGTATGCGCGCAATTCTACTTTATTATATGTATGATGCCGTTACAAATGGCGGCTTGGGTTTGCCTAAATCAACTGCAGTTGCTATCATGTCGATTTATGGTTCGTTAGTTTATATGTCGAGTATCGTGGGAGGCTGGATCTCTGATCGATTGTTGGGATCCCACAAGACAGTATTTTATGGCGGTATTTTTATTATGTTTGGTCATCTTGTCTTAGCAACGCCTTTTGGTTTAGCAGCACTTTTTATTTCGATGATTTTAATTGTGATTGGCACCGGGATGCTCAAATCAAATGTTTCCGGTATGGTGGGCCATCTTTACTCCAAAGAGGATTTACGCCGCGATACAGCATTTTCCATTTTTTATATGGGGATTAATATCGGTAGTCTGATCGCCCCGCTTGTGGTGGGGACGCTAGGACAAAATGTTAACTACCACTTAGGTTTTTCAATTGCAGCAGTGGGGATGTTCTTTGGTTTAGTCCAGTACCGTATCCAAGGACGCAAAACTTTAGCAAATATTGGCGTTAACGTTGCCAATCCATTAGTCGGCGCCGAACGGACCAAATTTTTCCGCAATTTGGTTGTGGCTGTAATTTTAGTTGGCATCCTTTTTGGTGGAGCGTTTATTTTCAACCGTTTGGATGTTGATTTCTTTATTGACAGTATTAGTGTTTTAGGAATATTGCTGCCGGTCTATTACTTTACGACGATGTTACGTTCAAAAGACGTTACCGCTGATGAAAAGAAAAAAGTTTTAGCCTATATCCCATTGTTTTTATCCGCGATAGTTTTTTGGTCACTAGAAGAACAAGGCTCATCAATATTGGCACTTTTTGCGGCGGATCGTACCCAATCTACCATTTTTGGCATCGCGATTCCGGCTAGTCTATACCAAACCTTAAATCCGTTGTTCGTCGTATTGTTGACGCCAGTTTTTGTCGCTCTATGGACAAAGTTAGGTAAAAAACAGCCAACTACAGAAGTGAAATTTGCGATTGGCTTGATCTTAGCAGGGCTTTCCTTTGTATTGTTGATGTTTCCAAGCTTAATTTTCGGCGTTGATCATAAAGTAAGCCCAATGTGGTTAGTAGGGAGTTTCTTTATTATGATTGCCGGTGAGATGTGCCTTTCACCGGTGGGCTTGTCTGTCACGACCAAATTAGCGCCAAAAGCTTTTGAAGCGCAGACCTTGGCTATTTGGTTATTAGCAGATGCTTCTTCACAAGCAATCAATGCGCAAATAACCCGTTTTTATTCACCTAGCACAGAAGGAAGTTACTTTGCGATTGTTGGTGGGGTAGCCGTTGTTGTAGGAATCCTACTTTATTGTGCTAAAAAACCAATTCGTCGGTTGATTGGTAATATTCATTAA
- a CDS encoding GlsB/YeaQ/YmgE family stress response membrane protein: MGFIWSLIVGGVIGAIAGAITNKGSSMGLILNVLAGLIGSSIGQALFGTWGPVIGGMAIFPSLIGAVILVAVVSFFVGKKAA; this comes from the coding sequence ATGGGATTTATTTGGTCGTTAATTGTTGGTGGTGTAATTGGAGCGATTGCTGGTGCAATTACAAATAAAGGTTCTTCAATGGGACTAATTTTAAATGTACTAGCAGGATTAATTGGCTCATCAATTGGTCAAGCTCTATTTGGCACATGGGGTCCTGTAATCGGAGGAATGGCAATTTTTCCATCTTTAATTGGTGCAGTTATCTTAGTTGCGGTCGTATCATTTTTTGTCGGTAAAAAAGCAGCCTAA
- the amaP gene encoding alkaline shock response membrane anchor protein AmaP encodes MRKSTKVVLLLVIFFLFFPLFHTLITTQYVAGWSFVLRPFTTYPLIGDAMGQFLFWSAAGLLILLIISIFVIIFFPKVSNELEINTENGTLTIQKKAIESYVLTAVKEEPFIANPSVKAVIKKKKIKIYVSGQMRKVFQTTQRQQALADKIKTDLNQLFGAKQEIVTDVIFKDFRDQKHENDEPRVL; translated from the coding sequence ATGCGAAAAAGTACAAAGGTAGTTTTACTTTTAGTAATCTTTTTCTTATTCTTTCCCCTTTTTCACACTTTGATTACAACACAATATGTGGCAGGCTGGTCTTTTGTACTACGCCCTTTTACAACGTATCCACTTATTGGTGATGCCATGGGGCAATTTTTATTTTGGTCGGCAGCAGGTTTGTTAATTTTGCTGATTATTAGTATTTTTGTGATTATTTTCTTTCCTAAAGTTAGTAATGAATTGGAAATTAACACTGAAAATGGAACGTTGACAATCCAAAAAAAGGCAATCGAAAGCTACGTATTAACAGCAGTCAAAGAGGAACCTTTTATTGCTAATCCATCAGTTAAAGCTGTGATTAAGAAAAAGAAAATTAAAATCTACGTTAGTGGTCAAATGCGCAAAGTCTTTCAGACTACACAAAGACAACAAGCGCTTGCAGATAAAATCAAGACCGATTTAAACCAATTATTTGGTGCCAAACAGGAAATCGTAACGGATGTAATTTTCAAAGATTTTCGTGATCAAAAACACGAAAACGATGAGCCAAGAGTTCTATAG
- a CDS encoding DUF2273 domain-containing protein translates to MKELAAQYKYPLICGALGLLLAILILTIGILKTLLLVIFTAIGLYLGFYLQSIGFFEQFRSKR, encoded by the coding sequence ATGAAAGAATTAGCAGCACAATATAAATATCCTTTGATTTGTGGAGCCCTTGGTTTATTACTGGCAATATTAATTCTTACGATTGGTATTTTAAAGACATTATTGTTAGTAATATTTACTGCAATTGGCTTATATTTGGGTTTTTATCTGCAATCAATTGGTTTTTTTGAGCAATTCCGCTCAAAGCGTTAA
- a CDS encoding Asp23/Gls24 family envelope stress response protein, whose protein sequence is MENKTPGMKPETKPVPPKPPVPKAEGIKGELTFDDKVVEKIIGIALDEISGLLTVDGGFFSNIAGKLVNTDNPTSGIDVEVGKKQVAVDLSIVAEYGKDITSIYNQIKEVVAREVKNMTGLDVIEVNVDVVDVKSKEQYEKDSVTVQDQLSDAASATGEFASKQTEKAKNALGKAGDKVSDGAQDVKENVQQAREPRVE, encoded by the coding sequence ATGGAAAACAAAACACCAGGTATGAAACCAGAAACAAAACCGGTACCACCAAAACCACCAGTACCAAAAGCTGAGGGGATTAAAGGTGAATTGACTTTTGATGACAAAGTTGTTGAAAAAATCATCGGTATCGCTCTTGATGAAATCAGCGGTTTACTAACAGTAGATGGTGGTTTCTTCTCTAATATTGCTGGTAAATTAGTGAATACAGACAACCCAACTTCTGGCATTGATGTTGAAGTTGGTAAAAAACAAGTGGCAGTAGATCTTTCCATTGTAGCTGAATATGGCAAAGACATTACTTCTATCTACAATCAAATCAAAGAAGTCGTTGCCCGTGAAGTGAAAAATATGACAGGATTAGATGTTATTGAAGTTAACGTTGACGTTGTCGATGTGAAATCAAAAGAACAATATGAAAAAGATTCTGTTACTGTTCAAGATCAGCTATCTGACGCTGCATCTGCTACAGGTGAATTTGCTTCTAAACAAACTGAAAAAGCAAAAAATGCTTTAGGCAAAGCCGGAGATAAAGTCAGTGATGGCGCGCAAGACGTGAAAGAAAATGTACAACAAGCAAGAGAACCACGGGTAGAGTAG
- a CDS encoding mechanosensitive ion channel family protein → MGESTENFWDKILEEMMNNIQDPNEFSGKIGMSVVLLLLLIGLEWLFHQLWRKIIEDVKTLNIVGTITRFLLRFLFLISLTRLWLNALDTLLIVLIFIGLVLSLAIKGLISNVAGWFLIVNKHHFRMYDRIEIGNVKGEIISVGILYFTLMEISHWFDAEAPTGRTVKIPNSKILTEAVYNYNEMTPFVWKEISYNLAFESNWQLAQKIIAASLLNYYENFEKEYLADELFKKAVMKKMQLFDGELKPVQIVDVTKDGIVLKVRYIVYYTEGTYVATQLHQEILQAFQTEKIEMAGRRIYFTQGENTNG, encoded by the coding sequence ATGGGGGAGTCGACAGAAAATTTTTGGGATAAAATTTTAGAAGAAATGATGAATAATATTCAAGATCCAAATGAGTTCAGTGGTAAAATTGGCATGTCAGTCGTCTTATTACTACTGTTAATCGGTTTGGAGTGGCTTTTTCATCAGCTTTGGCGCAAAATTATTGAAGATGTCAAAACGTTAAATATCGTGGGAACAATTACACGTTTTTTATTGCGTTTTTTATTTTTAATTAGCTTAACGCGCCTGTGGTTAAATGCGTTGGATACATTATTAATTGTACTGATTTTTATTGGTCTAGTTCTTTCGTTGGCGATTAAAGGATTAATCAGTAATGTGGCCGGTTGGTTTTTAATTGTGAATAAGCATCACTTTAGAATGTATGATCGAATTGAAATTGGTAACGTTAAAGGTGAAATCATCTCTGTTGGCATCTTATATTTTACACTCATGGAAATTAGTCATTGGTTTGACGCAGAAGCCCCTACAGGCCGAACTGTCAAAATTCCCAATAGTAAAATTTTGACAGAAGCAGTTTACAATTATAATGAGATGACGCCTTTTGTCTGGAAAGAAATCAGCTACAATTTGGCTTTTGAAAGTAATTGGCAACTGGCACAAAAAATTATAGCTGCATCTCTTTTAAACTATTATGAAAATTTTGAAAAAGAATACTTAGCAGATGAGCTGTTTAAAAAAGCTGTAATGAAAAAAATGCAGTTGTTTGACGGTGAATTAAAACCAGTTCAAATTGTTGATGTCACAAAAGACGGAATTGTATTAAAAGTTCGCTATATTGTCTACTATACAGAGGGTACTTACGTCGCAACACAATTGCACCAAGAAATATTACAAGCATTTCAGACTGAAAAAATTGAAATGGCTGGTAGAAGAATCTATTTTACCCAAGGAGAGAATACAAATGGTTAA
- a CDS encoding tRNA-binding protein, with translation MVKPTITMKDLDKIDIRVGKIVKVFDITASDKLVGLVVDFGEFQRTILVGMKKERENPQAEIEGKQALFVVNLAPKLMFGIESHGMLFDIGYTNKITPVLAIPEKEVPNGTIAG, from the coding sequence ATGGTTAAACCAACGATTACGATGAAAGATTTAGACAAGATAGATATCCGTGTAGGGAAAATTGTTAAAGTTTTTGATATTACTGCCTCTGATAAGTTAGTGGGTTTAGTGGTAGACTTCGGTGAATTCCAACGAACCATTTTAGTGGGGATGAAAAAAGAACGAGAAAATCCCCAAGCAGAAATTGAAGGCAAGCAGGCATTATTTGTCGTTAATTTGGCACCCAAGCTGATGTTTGGGATTGAATCCCATGGGATGCTTTTTGATATAGGCTATACCAATAAAATTACGCCGGTTTTAGCAATACCAGAAAAAGAAGTTCCCAATGGTACAATTGCTGGTTGA